One part of the Bicyclus anynana chromosome 8, ilBicAnyn1.1, whole genome shotgun sequence genome encodes these proteins:
- the LOC112056026 gene encoding 60S acidic ribosomal protein P2, with the protein MRYVAAYLLAVLGGKASPAAADLEKILSSVGIEADSDKLKKVIDELKGKSVEDLIAQGREKLSSMPAGGAAPAAAAAAPAAAAAEEKKEEKETKKEESESDDEDMGFGLFD; encoded by the exons ATGCGTTACGTGGCCGCGTATTTATTAGCTGTGCTGGGTGGCAAGGCATCACCAGCAGCAGCAGACCTTGAAAAGATCCTGAGCTCAGTCGGTATTGAAGCCGACTCAGATAAACTGAAGAAAGTCATTGATGAGCTGAAAGGAAAGTCTGTTGAAGACTTAATCGCGCAAG GTCGTGAGAAGCTGTCGTCCATGCCTGCTGGTGGCGCCGCGCCcgcagccgccgccgccgcaccTGCTGCAGCCGCAGCTGAGGAGAAGAAGG AAGAGAAGGAGACCAAGAAAGAAGAGTCTGAGTCTGACGATGAAGATATGGGCTTCGGTCTCTTTGACTAA